The DNA region CATGCCCCGAGCCCGCATGCTCACGACGAGGGCACCGAAATCGTGAACGCATCCGACGAAGATCGCGCCCAAGACCACCCAGAGCATCGCCGGCACCCAGCCCCAGATCACGGCAACCGCCGGGCCGAGCATCGGGGAGAGGCCGGTGATCGACGCCCAGTGGTGCCCGAACAGCACGATCGGACGGGTCGGGACATAGTCGACGCCGTCTTCAAGCTCGTGCGCGGGTGTCGACGCCGCGGGATCGAGCGCGAAGACCCGGCGCGCCAAGTACCGGGCGTAGAAGTAGTAGCCCAGGAAGTAGCCGACGAAGCAGAATGCCGTTACGAGAGCCGCCATGAAACTGTTCTCGGACGATGAAACCGGCCTAGGTTACTGCATGGCAAGCCGCTTCCTTCGCAACAACCGGCGCTTCGACACCGATCGGCAGGCAGCCGGCCAGGGGCCGCCTCTGGCTTCTCGGCCTGCTGGTGTCAGCCAGTCGGCTCATGCGATCGAGCGGGTTCTCTGACGCGCGTCGACGGCGGCTCGCCAGGCGCGTTCTCCAGGGGACGGCTCGAGCCAGTCGGCCTGCAGGGGTTCGGGCTCTCGCCTGCGCGCCGCTACGCGCAAACCATCAGAGGCCTCCGATTCGGTTCTCAGAGCGCTTGCGGCGAGCCCCCTGGCGAATCGCCTGGCGAGCCGCCTTGTCGCCGCCCTCCACTGCGGCGCCCTGTCGGAGACCACCGGAGGCCTGTGCCGGACTCTCGCACCGTCTCAAACAGCTTCTCCCCGGCAAGGCCGAGCCCCGCTCTCCGGTTCGAGGCGCGCCGAGAAAGAGCCGATCCGGCAGGCGGCCGGCCAAGGGGCTCGCCGCAAGCGCTCGGCAATCCCGCACGAAGGCTACCATCGGTTTGCGCGTAGCGGCGCGCAGCCGAGGGTCGGACCCAGGCAGTCCTCTCAGCCCGAGGCGGCCCTTGGCCGGTGCTCTGCCGATCGGCGCCTGGAGAACGCGCCTGGCGAGCCGCCGTCGACGCGCGACAGAGAGGACGGTCGATACAACCGTGGTAGGTTTTCGACCGCCTTGAGCGCCTTCCCCAACCTCCCCGAAGCCCTGGCCTCCGCGGCTCGTGACTCCCCGGCGAGTGGCCTCACCATTCTCGACCGTCGCGGCCGAGCCCTGGGACGGCGTTCGTACGTGGAGGTCTTGGAATCAGCCAAGCGAACCGCGGCTCGCCTCGCCGCTTTTGGCATAGAGCCGGACGACCGAGTCGTGGTGGCTCTGCCGACCTCTTTCGACTGGTTCGACGTCTGGCTCGGCGCGATTCACCTCGGAGCCCTACCCGTCGCGACGGCGCCGGGAGCGGCGGTGGGCGCCAGCCAGGTACAGCTCGCCAAGCTGATCGGCGTAGTCGGCAAGCTCGAAGCCAGGCTTATCGTCTCCACCGAGAGCCTGGCCAAGAAGCTCGCCGACCTCCCGGCCTCCGAGCCAGCACTCCCCGCCTGCGCGACACCGGCAGAGATCGGGTCACACCATCCCTCCGCCTCTTTCATAACGGCGCGGGCGACGCCCGCCGACACCGCCTTTCTGCAACTCACCAGCGGCTCGACCGGCTTTCCGCGAGCGGTTCAGATCTCCCACGGCGGAGCGATTCACAACGCGCTCGCGCTCGATGCCGGGGTAGCCGCTCCTCACCGCGACGACTCTCGCGGCTTCATCGACCACTGGGCTTCCTGGGTACCGCTCTACCACGACATGGGTCTGATCTCGAACCTGACGCTGATGCTCAAGGGCGTCGACCTCCACCTCATGCCTTCCGAGGCGTTCCTTGGGCGGCCGCGGCTGTGGCTCGAGCTCTTGGGATCGGGCGGACGCAGCGTGGCCACGGCGCCCAACTTCGGCTACCAGCTATGTGTCGATCGCATCAAAAACACCGACCTCGACGGCCTGGATCTTTCCGGGTGGCAAGTCGCCTTTTCGGCCGCCGAAATGATCCGGCCCGAAACCGTCTCGGCGTTCTTGGAGAAGTTCGGCCGCTGCGGTTTCAACCCCGAGAACTACCGCCCCGGTTACGGTTTGGCGGAGGCCACACTGGTGGTCGCCATCGACGACACCGGCGGCGTGCCGCGTACTCTGCCGGTGCCACAGGCTGCCAGCATTCAGAGCACGGCCGGCGGCTTCGGTCTGAGCGCAGTCTTCTGTGTGGGCGCGCCGGTGCTCGACACCCGGGTTCGGATCACGGCGCCCGATGGCTCGGCGCTGTCCGAGGGCGAGATCGGAGAAGTCTGGGCCAAGGGGCCGGGGATCTTCAACGGCTACTACAACGATCCACAGGCCACGGCCGAGAGCCTAGTCAACGGCTGGCTGCGCACCGGCGACCTCGGGTTCCTGGCGTCCGGCGAGCTCTACCTCACCGGCCGGCTCAAGGACCTCCTGATCATCCGCGGTGAGAACCTCATGCCCCACGAGCTCGAGTGGCTCGCAGAGTCCGTCAGTGGTGGCGGCGGCCTCGAGCGTGCGGCGGCGTTCAGCGTCAGCCACGGCGGCGAGGGCGAACAGATCATCCTGGTGCTCGAAGTCAGCCAGAAGGACCAGGCCAAGCTCGACGAGCTCTCGCGCGAGCTTCGGGTCGAAGTTGGCCACGAGTTCGGATTGACTCTCGCGGACGTCGTACTGGTCAAGCGGGGACAGCTGCCGAAAACCACAAGCGGCAAGGTGCAGCGCGGTCTGATTCGAGACCGCTACCTCTCGGGCGAGCTGACACGACTGAGCTAGAAGGACACGCAAAACCAGCCGGCAGGGGACGCCAACGAATGGCGTCGCCGAAGATGGCGCCGCGACTTTGGTAAGCTGCCGCCTCTATGAGCAGATCGCTGTATTTGGTCAATCCGGCACCCGTGTGTCCGAGCTACTTCGGGGCGGAGGTTTTCGAGCAATGGGGCTTCTCCGGTGCGCAGGGGATCGCGGACCTCGCGACTCCGACCGTGGCCGCTATGGCTCCGCAGGATTGGGACATCTCGATCTGCGACGAGTTCATCTCGCCGATCGATTTCGACCATCCGGCCGAGATCGTCGGGATTACGGGCAAGATCACCCAAGGCGACCGAATGGTCGAGGTGGCCAACACCTTTCGCGCCAAGGGCAAGACCGTGGTCATCGGCGGCCCTTATGCCTCGTTGTCGCCGGAGCAGTTGCGCCCGCACTGCGACGTTCTGGTGGTCGGCGAGCTCGAGGGCATCGCTGACGAGCTGTTCTCCGATCTCGAGTCGGGCAGCTTCAAGGCCGAGTACGTCACGCCCGAAAAGCCCGACATCACGACTTCTCCTCTGCCGCGCTGGGACCTCTATCCCAACGCTCGGACGCTCATGGCCTGCGTTCAAACCTCGCGCGGCTGCCCGTTCGAGTGCGAGTTCTGCGACGTCATCCAGTACCTCGGACGCAAACAGCGTCACAAGACGCCCGAACAGATCATTACCGAGCTCGACCAGCTCTACGACATCGGTTACCGATCGGTGTTTCTCGCGGACGACAACTTCACCGCCTATCGCAAGAAGGCCAAGGAGCTGCTGGCGGCGTTGGCCGAGTGGAACAACTCGCGCCCGGATGGGCCGGTGTCGTTCAACACCCAGGTCTCGATCGACGCCGCCAAAGACATGGAGATGATGGAGATGCTGGCCGAAGCCGGCATGACCCTGGTTTTCATAGGCGTCGAGACGCCCAATGTCGAGAGCCTCAAGGAAACCAAGAAGCGCCAGAACGTCGGCATAGATCTGACCGAGCGCATCAACGTCTTCGTCGAGCACGGGATCTCGGTCGTTGCCGGAATGATCGTCGGCTTCGACAACGACACCAAGGACATCTTCCAGGTTCAGTACGACTTCGCGATGCAGAATGCGGTGCCGATCTTCACGCTCGGCGCCCTGGTGGCTCCGGCGGCCACTCCCCTCTTCGACCGCATGGAGGCCAGCGGCCGATTGACCGAGGACGGCTCGGAGGTCGCGGGCACGCCCTGGGACACCAACATCGTCCACATGAACTTGACCAAGGAAGAGATGTTCCACGGCCTACAGTGGCTCTGCAACAGCCTCTACACACCCGAGGCCTTTACCCAGCGCATGATCAAAATGATCGAGACCATGGGTCCGTTGCGCGGACCGTTCGCTCCCGGCAAGCAGACCGCCAAGGCCTCACTCCGACCCATCGAAGCCGAGGCGGTCACGATCTTGAAGAAGCTCATCCGGCGCAGCCCGGAAGAGCGCAAAATGTGGTCCGACATCATGACCGCCATGGCCAAGAAGCCGGACACCGGACCCGCGGTGATGCTCTCGCTGTTCCGATACGCCCAGGTCCGGTGCCTCTACGAGAGCGGCGGGTTCTGGGAGCCGCGAGT from bacterium includes:
- a CDS encoding fatty acyl-AMP ligase; translated protein: MSAFPNLPEALASAARDSPASGLTILDRRGRALGRRSYVEVLESAKRTAARLAAFGIEPDDRVVVALPTSFDWFDVWLGAIHLGALPVATAPGAAVGASQVQLAKLIGVVGKLEARLIVSTESLAKKLADLPASEPALPACATPAEIGSHHPSASFITARATPADTAFLQLTSGSTGFPRAVQISHGGAIHNALALDAGVAAPHRDDSRGFIDHWASWVPLYHDMGLISNLTLMLKGVDLHLMPSEAFLGRPRLWLELLGSGGRSVATAPNFGYQLCVDRIKNTDLDGLDLSGWQVAFSAAEMIRPETVSAFLEKFGRCGFNPENYRPGYGLAEATLVVAIDDTGGVPRTLPVPQAASIQSTAGGFGLSAVFCVGAPVLDTRVRITAPDGSALSEGEIGEVWAKGPGIFNGYYNDPQATAESLVNGWLRTGDLGFLASGELYLTGRLKDLLIIRGENLMPHELEWLAESVSGGGGLERAAAFSVSHGGEGEQIILVLEVSQKDQAKLDELSRELRVEVGHEFGLTLADVVLVKRGQLPKTTSGKVQRGLIRDRYLSGELTRLS
- a CDS encoding radical SAM protein, whose amino-acid sequence is MSRSLYLVNPAPVCPSYFGAEVFEQWGFSGAQGIADLATPTVAAMAPQDWDISICDEFISPIDFDHPAEIVGITGKITQGDRMVEVANTFRAKGKTVVIGGPYASLSPEQLRPHCDVLVVGELEGIADELFSDLESGSFKAEYVTPEKPDITTSPLPRWDLYPNARTLMACVQTSRGCPFECEFCDVIQYLGRKQRHKTPEQIITELDQLYDIGYRSVFLADDNFTAYRKKAKELLAALAEWNNSRPDGPVSFNTQVSIDAAKDMEMMEMLAEAGMTLVFIGVETPNVESLKETKKRQNVGIDLTERINVFVEHGISVVAGMIVGFDNDTKDIFQVQYDFAMQNAVPIFTLGALVAPAATPLFDRMEASGRLTEDGSEVAGTPWDTNIVHMNLTKEEMFHGLQWLCNSLYTPEAFTQRMIKMIETMGPLRGPFAPGKQTAKASLRPIEAEAVTILKKLIRRSPEERKMWSDIMTAMAKKPDTGPAVMLSLFRYAQVRCLYESGGFWEPRVTEQPSMTAVAGDTAGSGLVTLGSSAAG